Proteins co-encoded in one Podospora pseudoanserina strain CBS 124.78 chromosome 7 map unlocalized CBS124.78p_7, whole genome shotgun sequence genomic window:
- the RHOBTB1 gene encoding Rho-related BTB domain-containing protein 1 (COG:B; EggNog:ENOG50KOG0393), giving the protein MAETAGLAIGVIGLAGLFTTCAGCYQLVRRGARLERDFKLLETKFDNQELRLLSWGKACGLSGMGMEQYDKRLDDPVLRSRVTATLECIKDLFQDESLLRNRYGLVPPKQRGSNRAPALQLLGSSSLGTRRPFFFWKKQQRASRLWNTASWAISDREHFAQLIQHLKDLNDDLEAMTRCFGDIALKQRHIVEVEISEVDDLETLEEIALASQNDEDLISDTVSLRLNSIRSASIRKGHDVETSVSTIDETLTFNQDRAFQPASPLKESPIRTKFKCVVVGDRNAGKTRLLSAFAYNRLPGPYSPTVFDSCVIGCQVDGVDLQLELKDTSGQEDYDKLRPFSYNGADVVLLCFRAENPTAAKDSILGKWTWEIKSYCPEVPLVLVGLKNPDEDAAAGPFQEPQDSDDFVPLCITKDIGATSYFFCDPETGFGVRELLEFTLRTAVRSSQPPPATPTRVKRRSRVTEIVKDFMGQQNDG; this is encoded by the exons ATGGCCGAAACGGCCGGCCTCGCTATTGGTGTGATAGGGCTGGCAGGCCTATTCACAACATGCGCCGGGTGTTATCAGTTGGTTCGGCGGGGAGCTCGATTGGAAAGGGACTTTAAGCTGCTCGAGACGAAATTCGACAACCAAGAGCTACGATTACTCTCTTGGGGCAAGGCTTGTGGCTTATCGGGGATGGGCATGGAGCAGTACGACAAACGACTCGATGATCCCGTGCTACGATCAAGAGTAACGGCCACTCTGGAGTGTATCAAGGACCTATTCCAGGATGAGTCGCTTCTCAGAAATCGATATGGGCTGGTGCCACCAAAGCAGCGTGGTAGCAATCGTGCACCGGCCCTACAATTGTTGGGTTCAAGCTCCCTGGGTACAAGAcgcccttttttcttctggaAGAAACAACAAAGAGCCTCCCGACTTTGGAATACCGCTTCGTGGGCTATTTCGGACAGAGAACATTTTGCACAACTGATCCAGCATCTTAAAGATTTGAACGACGATCTTGAAGCCATGACACGCTGCTTCGGAGATATCGCTCTCAAACAACGCCATatcgttgaggttgagataTCCGAAGTTGACGATCTAGAGACACTGGAAGAGATTGCTCTTGCCTCACAAAACGACGAAGATCTCATCTCTGATACCGTCAGTCTGCGTCTCAACTCGATCCGCTCCGCTAGCATCCGGAAAGGACACGACGTCGAGACTTCTGTGTCAACCATCGACGAAACTTTGACCTTCAACCAAGATCGGGCTTTCCAACCCGCCTCTCCACTCAAAGAGTCCCCGATTCGCACGAAATTCAAGTGTGTGGTTGTAGGGGACCGAAATGCGGGCAAAACACGCCTTCTCAGCGCTTTCGCATATAACAGACTTCCAGGACCATACAGCCCAACAGTCTTTGATAGCTGCGTCATCGGCTGCCAAGTAGACGGAGTCGACCTTCAACTTGAGCTCAAAGACACGTCAGGACAGGAAGACTACGACAAACTGAGACCTTTCTCATACAACGGGGCTGACGTAGTTCTTTTGTGCTTCCGCGCCGAGAATCCTACCGCCGCTAAAGACTCGATCCTGGGAAAGTGGACATGGGAAATTAAAAGCTATTGTCCGGAGGTACCCCTTGTGTTGGTTGGACTGAAGAATCCAGATGAAGACGCAGCCGCCGGTCCATTCCAAGAACCGCAAGACTCGGATGACTTCGTCCCTCTCTGCATTACAAAGGACATTGGAGCCACAAGCTACTTTTTTTGTGATCCAGAGACTGGATTTGGGGTGCGCGAACTACTAGAATTC ACGTTGCGAACCGCTGTTCGGTCTAGccaaccgccaccagcaacaccgaCTCGCGTTAAAAGGAGAAGTAGGGTCACGGAAATTGTAAAGGACTTTATGGGGCAGCAGAATGATGGATGA
- a CDS encoding uncharacterized protein (COG:C; EggNog:ENOG503NXRX; CAZy:AA7): protein MWSSSLAILASVLLSSFTAAAYTAIPSDILSELTPRLSPTAKILLPSSSLWPSASKRWNELSRPSYSAIIQVAEERDIAESVKYANQHQIPFFAFSQTHGSDYGLGRFHGIGISLSSLNRKIDLDKSGKWATIGGGMKSKDVLDYLWKRGKQTGTGGCGCVGVVSPALGGGHNWFQGQYGLMADQVLELRVVLADGEVVVVNDKKHKELFWGMRGAGHNFGIVSEMKYRVYDVKEPKWSIETFTFKSERLEEVYKYANKKLDGKGDPRLLMWGTWFLNPAVDAEKPIVQFQWIYNGPFSELKKLSKDTHDLKPDAYSSAEVDYPELSPSLGYAADQYACQTDGQGNRMLRGIDVDQYDVKSLRKWYDAFAATLMTEPAFQTSFCILEGYSTQAVQAVPDKSTAFALRGERLLFAPAIFWQKGNATLDEKAKKWSREMYLAASGSSKKKTYVNYAHGDEPVQALYGYEPWRLKKLKHLKKKYDPLGHFAFFNPVNPIGKRHGDI from the exons ATGTGGTCGTCCTCGCTCGCCATTCTAGCCTCCGTGCTGCTCTCTTCTTTCACCGCGGCAGCCTACACTGCCATCCCATCGGACATCCTCTCCGAACTAACACCCAGGCTCTCTCCGACTGCCAAGATCTTGCTGCCTTCGTCGTCTCTTTGGCCGAGCGCATCAAAGCGTTGGAATGAACTCTCCCGCCCGAGTTATTCCGCCATCATCCAAGTCGCCGAGGAACGCGACATCGCTGAATCGGTAAAGTACGCGAACCAGCACCAGATCcccttctttgccttctcccaaacccacGGTTCGGATTATGGCCTGGGACGTTTCCACGGAATTGGCATCTCCCTATCGTCCCTCAATCGCAAGATCGACCTCGATAAGTCGGGCAAATGGGCGACGATCggaggggggatgaagtCAAAAGATGTTCTTGACTACCTTTGGAAGAGGGGCAAACAGACTGGCACTGGTGGCTGTGGATGCGTTGGTGTGGTCAGCCCTGCGCTCGGCGGAGGCCATAACTGGTTTCAAGGCCAGTATGGCCTGAtggccgatcaggtgctgGAGTTGAGGGTCGTCCttgcggatggggaggtggtggttgtgaatGACAAAAAACACAAAGAGCTGTTctgggggatgaggggcgCTGGTCACAACTTTGGCATTGTGAGTGAAATGAAGTACAGGGTTTATGATGTCAAGGAGCCGAAATGGAGCATCGAGACTTTCACGTTCAAGAgtgagaggttggaggaggtatACAAGTACGCAAACAAGAAGcttgatgggaagggggatcCGAGGTTGCTGATGTGGGGGACTTGGTTCTTGAACCCGGCCGTGGACGCAGAGAAG CCGATAGTGCAGTTCCAGTGGATCTACAACGGCCCTTTTTCCGAGCTCAAAAAGCTTTCCAAGGACACTCACGACCTCAAGCCGGATGCATACTCCTCTGCGGAAGTTGATTACCCCGAGCTAAGCCCGAGCTTGGGATACGCGGCTGACCAGTATGCATGCCAAACCGACGGACAAGGAAACCGTATGTTGAGAGGGATAGATGTGGACCAGTATGATGTGAAATCCCTGCGGAAGTGGTATGATGCGTTCGCCGCCACACTCATGACAGAGCCCGCCTTTCAAACCAGCTTCTGTATCCTGGAGGGATACTCGACGCAAGCTGTCCAGGCTGTTCCTGACAAGAGCACGGCATTTGCTCTTCGAGGGGAGAGATTGCTTTT TGCACCGGCGATATTCTGGCAAAAGGGCAATGCCACCCTTGACGAAAAGGCCAAGAAATGGTCCCGAGAGATGTACTTGGCGGCATCCGGCTcgagcaaaaagaagactTACGTCAACTATGCCCATGGTGATGAGCCTGTTCAGGCTCTTTACGG ATATGAGCCTtggaggctgaagaagctcaagcacCTCAAGAAAAAGTACGATCCTCTTGGACACTTTGCATTTTTTAATCCTGTGAATCCTATCGGGAAAAGGCATGGTGATATATAA
- a CDS encoding uncharacterized protein (EggNog:ENOG503NZ5Q; CAZy:AA7; COG:C) yields the protein MVRVLAILGAIAFGLGCANATVFPYTSVCEQINGNLTSASDVIFPIQAVTYQKETQHWFLSSDQNPSCVVRVGSSQDISRVLQIIRDTKTPFAVQSGGHASNPGFSSTTGVHISLSLLDQVVLSPDKKTAEIGFGQTWADVYDKLEPHGLNVVGGRVIGPGIGGFTLGGGYSWKTNQFGLTCDTVELFNIVLPNGTVTTASPSYNQDLFFALKGGKNRFGIVTSAIFRTHPQGRVWGGLRIYPSTSVPALLNATRLFQTENTDPKAGLITTLEGGALGTTALVLMFYDGPEKPPIFDLFDGIPFLVSGTLPNRKWTNFIASFPAELKLNLRGTFASVSTSTLTSRFLDAIKNETDSIGLTKGLKTGTTVSYDIEPFTQYGVHATDSAFPHADSPLPLNLYFSWASAAHDEYWYNRMKQSIATLKQVAIEEGIYSESFTSYPNYAISGTTAEQLYGEANAERLREIRDIYDPEKVMDLAGGFEI from the exons ATGGTTCGTGTTCTGGCCATTCTCGGAGCCATCGCCTTCGGCCTCGGCTGTGCGAATGCCACTGTCTTCCCATACACATCAGTTTGCGAACAAATCAACGGAAATCTCACCAGTGCGAGTGATGTGATCTTCCCAA TCCAGGCGGTCACGTACCAGAAAGAGACCCAACATTGGTTCCTATCCTCAGATCAAAACCCTTCCTGTGTGGTTCGCGTTGGGTCCAGTCAAGATATCTCCAGAGTTCTTCAGATCATCCGAGACACAAAGACCCCTTTTGCCGTCCAGTCTGGGGGCCATGCCTCCAATCCAGGCTTCTCTAGCACCACAGGCGTCCACATTTCCCTATCACTACTGGACCAGGTAGTCCTTTCTCCCGACAAGAAGACGGCGGAAATTGGGTTCGGCCAG ACCTGGGCCGATGTTTATGACAAGCTTGAACCACACGGACTCAACGTCGTAGGAGGGAGGGTGATTGGACCTGGTATCGGTGGCTTCACTCTAGGAGGCGGCTATTCATG GAAGACGAATCAGTTCGGGCTTACCTGTGATACGGTCGAGCTCTTCAACATTGTCCTTCCG AACGGCACAGTCACCACGGCGAGCCCAAGTTACAATCAAGACCTATTCTTTGCCCTCAAGGGCGGCAAGAATCGCTTTGGTATTGTGACCTCGGCAATTTTCCGAACTCACCCTCAAGGTCGAGTCTGGGGTGGACTCCGTATCTACCCCTCTACCTCTGTCCCAGCCCTTCTCAACGCCACGCGTCTCTTTCAAACGGAGAACACGGATCCCAAGGCGGGACTCATCACCACTCTCGAGGGTGGCGCCCTTGGCACTACGGCGCTTGTTCTCATGTTTTACGATGGCCCTGAGAAGCCCCCCATTTTCGACCTCTTCGATGGCATCCCTTTTCTGGTTAGCGGGACGCTCCCCAATCGCAAGTGGACCAACTTCATCGCCAGCTTTCCCGCCGAGCTGAAGCTGAACCTCCGGGGAACCTTCGCCAGCGTGTCGACTTCGACACTGACCTCGAGGTTCCTAGACGCCATCAAGAATGAGACGGACTCGATTGGGTTGACCAAGGGCTTGAAGACCGGCACGACAGTGTCATACGACATAGAACCTTTCACCCAGTACGGTGTACATGCCACCGACAGCGCTTTCCCCCACGCTGACTCCCCTCTGCCT CTGAATCTTTACTTCTCCTGGGCCAGCGCTGCCCACGATGAGTATTGGTATAACCGGATGAAGCAGTCGATTGCTACGCTTAAGCAGGTGGCTATTGAGGAGGGTATCTACTCAGAATCTTTCACTTCGTATCCAAACTATGCGATCTCGGGGACAACAGCAGAGCAGCTCTACGGCGAGGCTAATGCGGAGAGACTGAGAGAAATTAGAGACATCTATGACCCCGAAAAGGTCATGGATCTTGCGGGGGGATTTGAGATTTGA
- a CDS encoding uncharacterized protein (EggNog:ENOG503P0T1): MYTFNHPSRWVLGITTAATATLAPQHYTSWEEVIWDFSLASVPVLVGLWLKPSPGTFAAGMVLAYWFTSIFTTSWLFRYYVFSAIVWSCYSSFHKYESLTLEDVPPTFGGWLQLVFWNFLAGWNNMLEPPKVKQDELPYRGRLFGLPQREGDRPKTSRWLPARQLSQKGPPSAFYKLNDMVKKLQARSSRDLRVKMSFLEAGIRGLFRDIGDRTAGTVNTRDEWGGEIAHIHAADGSLHVNLHPEDVSTVLQAGWGQRHPLAGGNDSKIFRFWFHGVMEKRLPVPVGWTLVYAPRTSEEEDVVEEIMIAAIWYATQGNVYAIGGDEERRVRRWNARPEEFKRKERWWDWLWRLVPAPPERGWKCECCRHCSRGCAGNKVEAQTTSPQRSKEKGEQKKEPAANPMSPNSASNPDAGRSRLNVHFSVPETLPVISDPGIEGHRAKGRMYPLPESPKPDENKTKSDPGRAMIGSKGLQDNWTWSSDVF, encoded by the coding sequence ATGTACaccttcaaccacccctctcgCTGGGTCCTTGGCATAACCACCGCCGCAACCGCGACACTAGCCCCGCAACACTACACCAGCTGGGAGGAAGTAATATGGGACTTTTCACTGGCCTCAGTCCCGGTTCTTGTCGGTCTTTGGCTCAAGCCTTCCCCCGGCACATTCGCAGCTGGAATGGTCTTGGCCTACTGGTTCACCTCCATATTCACAACCTCGTGGCTATTTCGGTACTACGTCTTTTCAGCCATTGTTTGGTCATGTTATTCTTCCTTTCACAAATACGAGTCCCTAACCTTGGAGGATGTCCCGCCAACCTTTGGGGGCTGGCTACAGCTCGTCTTCTGGAACTTCTTGGCAGGATGGAACAACATGCTAGAACCACCAAAGGTCAAGCAGGATGAGCTTCCCTATCGAGGCAGGCTGTTTGGTCTTCCGCAAAGAGAGGGAGATAGGCCAAAGACGAGTAGATGGCTACCTGCAAGGCAGCTCAGCCAGAAAGGGCCACCCAGCGCGTTTTACAAGCTGAATGACATGGTAAAAAAGCTCCAGGCCAGATCATCCCGAGATTTGAGGGTCAAGATGTCTTTCTTGGAAGCCGGGATTCGTGGACTATTCAGGGACATCGGTGATAGAACGGCCGGGACGGTTAACACGAGAGACGAATGGGGGGGAGAGATCGCGCATATTCACGCAGCTGATGGGTCACTGCATGTCAACCTTCATCCCGAGGATGTTAGCACTGTTTTGCAGGCCGGTTGGGGGCAGCGGCATCCTCTTGCGGGAGGAAACGACTCAAAGATATTCAGGTTCTGGTTTCATGGCGTAATGGAAAAACGACTACCAGTGCCTGTTGGATGGACGTTGGTATACGCCCCGAGGAcgtctgaggaggaggacgtggtggaggagattaTGATTGCAGCAATATGGTACGCGACGCAAGGAAATGTTTACGccattggtggtgatgaggaacGTAGAGTACGGAGGTGGAATGCAAGGCCCGAGGAGTTCAAAAGaaaggagaggtggtgggattggCTGTGGAGGCTTGTGCCAGCACCCCCTGAGAGGGGTTGGAAATGCGAATGCTGCCGGCATTGTTCAAGAGGATGTGCGGGCAACAAGGTGGAAGCCCAGACAACGTCGCCGCAAAGATCCAAGGAGAAAGGAGAACAGAAAAAAGAGCCAGCGGCTAATCCAATGTCGCCCAACTCAGCTTCGAACCCAGATGCAGGGAGAAGTAGGTTGAATGTTCATTTTTCGGTACCTGAAACACTCCCCGTGATATCGGACCCCGGAATAGAGGGGCATAGGGCCAAAGGAAGGATGTATCCATTACCGGAGTCTCCAAAACCAGATGAGAACAAGACCAAGTCCGATCCTGGAAGAGCCATGATAGGCAGCAAAGGGTTACAGGACAACTGGACTTGGAGCAGTGATGTTTTCTAA
- a CDS encoding uncharacterized protein (EggNog:ENOG503NVYU; COG:S), with protein MAPNTILSLSATDIPVWIVVVGAAVAGIVLLVASVRHASKRTTASPPHLFILTFPPSRRHILSSFSQFEKFSVADQAEISPQVLQNRALTTTRKPDFSVDNFYTPTGFSTQEVRSLVGRFPDYASLSGVPHPSPVSPSWDIKRAIFRPFRPFRWNYTQNMALMKYNPDFWIELEQNYLPTMAARQQLFAKHPDRIFFQGPGADLACRELMEMLIQFLCRRYPCHFHLSNDNTLFHNLLLETVTDLTSTPPLEVIFQNIPEDYAIMLRNEEDGLYYLRAASVCSSVGWHIAQHKDQPMKKIHTHVPDADKMQFSLDRWFAKLPTDKPVMRASWSIEDWQAMFSSPGVGAFQGENEKKWSRSAFADRPAELTVKELKLRCDAQTLRRLPVSGAVVFNFKAIFTPLEELRDEPFVPALLHKVLSEGKENLIDYKSDKNVKNVALEALKGWADEQVKEGVVPGDWDVSTLEQSPFYPGWEEKWKRKQGIL; from the exons ATGGCGCCAAATACTATTCTTTCTTTGTCAGCCACGGACATTCCTGTCTGGATTGTTGTCGTCGGAGCGGCTGTTGCTGGCATTGTGCTGCTTGTAGCCTCCGTCAGACATGCCTCAAAGAGGAcgacggcatcaccaccacacctaTTCATACtcaccttccctccttcGCGACGACACATTCTCAGCAGCTTTTCCCAGTTTGAAAAGTTTTCCGTTGCTGATCAAGCCGAGATCTCACCACAAGTCCTGCAGAACCGAGCCTTGACCACTACCAGGAAACCTGATTTCTCTGTTGACAACTTTTACACCCCAACCGGCTTCTCAACCCAAGAAGTCCGCTCTTTGGTCGGCCGTTTTCCTGACTATGCGAGCTTGAGTGGAGTGCCACACCCGAGCCCAGTTTCGCCATCATGGGATATCAAGAGGGCAATCTTCAGGCCGTTTAGACCGTTCAGGTGGAATTATACACAGAACATGG CACTCATGAAATACAACCCCGATTTTTGGATCGAGCTGGAACAGAACTACCTTCCCACCATGGCCGCCCGGCAACAGCTGTTTGCTAAGCACCCCGACCGGATCTTCTTCCAGGGCCCCGGGGCCGACCTCGCCTGCCGTGAACTGATGGAGATGCTCATCCAATTTCTCTGCCGCCGATACCCTTGCCACTTTCACCTCTCCAACGACAACACACTCTTCCATAATCTCCTTCTCGAGACTGTCACCGACTTGACATCTACCCCACCACTGGAAGTCATCTTCCAGAACATCCCCGAAGACTACGCCATCATGCTCCGCAACGAGGAAGATGGTCTATATTACCTCCGCGCGGCTAGCGTGTGCAGCAGCGTAGGGTGGCATATAGCCCAACACAAAGACCAGCCAATGAAGAAGATTCACACCCATGTGCCCGACGCTGATAAGATGCAGTTCTCCCTTGATCGGTGGTTTGCCAAATTACCAACAGATAAGCCAGTGATGAGAGCCTCATGGAGCATCGAGGACTGGCAAGCCATGTTTTCCTCGCCTGGCGTGGGAGCGTTTCAAGGGGAGAACGAAAAGAAGTGGAGCCGGAGTGCTTTTGCGGATCGACCGGCGGAGCTGACGGTCAAGGAGCTGAAGCTGAGGTGTGATGCCCAGACGCTGAGGAGGTTGCCGGTGAgcggggcggtggtgttcaACTTCAAGGCTATATTCACTccgctggaggagctgagggacGAGCCGTTTGTGCCAGCGCTACTGCACAAGGTGTTGAGCGAAGGGAAGGAGAATTTGATTGACTACAAGTCAGATAAGAACGTCAAGAATGTGGCACTGGAAGCCTTGAAGGGGTGGGCTGATGAGCAGGTCAAGGAGGGAGTCGTGCCGGGAGATTGGGATGTGAGCACGCTGGAACAAAGTCCATTTTACCCTGGTTGGGAGGAGAAATGGAAGAGAAAGCAGGGGATTTTGTAA
- a CDS encoding uncharacterized protein (COG:S; EggNog:ENOG503P2NT), whose amino-acid sequence MSEAHAIQIISKADFTAQSLTPAPSPSTPLTAPSSVRIQTRLISLTTNTFTYAKLGGNPLLAWWNVWPLPATVSPDTHCRISAWGYSEVVESTIPSLPVGTELFGYQPIGTRVEEIQLIEGNVPGDYDVVLPDNGLRKGLNPIYNRYHVFGDESNESKGLRALFYALWQTGWMLNQHVFAWEGGFKPSHPFGAAGGDGWDAKKADIKGAVVILLAPSGKTGLSFAHELRKGRPEGEQPEKVIGVGSEKSKGLSESTGLFDEVLLYEQVEDIERIAKKGQKIVLVNFAARGQAADTWASALDEKFGEDNVTVLLVGADPSATRPPVLYGKVMDPTSNVYQVHAGLIREKGIANLGSAEAYYNAQNAAWDRFAGDGAIPAIKIKWEKGLEKYKAGWQALADGHYGPETGLVFEL is encoded by the coding sequence ATGTCCGAAGCGCATGCAATCCAGATCATCTCCAAAGCCGACTTCACCGCCCAATCactcacccccgccccctcgccctcgaccccTTTGACAGCCCCATCCTCAGTCCGCATCCAGACCCGTCTGATCTCGCTCACAACAAACACTTTCACTTACGCCAAACTCGGTGGGAATCCCCTCCTAGCGTGGTGGAACGTCTGGCCTCTGCCGGCCACGGTCTCACCCGACACCCACTGCCGAATCTCAGCATGGGGCTACTCTGAAGTAGTAGAGagcaccatcccctcccttcccgtcGGAACAGAATTATTCGGTTACCAGCCCATCGGCACCAGAGTTGAGGAGATCCAACTCATAGAGGGGAACGTCCCGGGTGACTACGACGTCGTCCTGCCCGACAACGGGTTGAGAAAGGGGCTCAACCCGATCTACAACCGTTACCACGTCTTTGGCGACGAGTCAAACGAGAGCAAAGGTTTGCGTGCGTTGTTTTATGCCCTCTGGCAAACGGGGTGGATGCTCAACCAGCATGTTTTCGCCTGGGAGGGTGGGTTCAAGCCCTCGCATCCGTTTGGTGCcgctgggggagatggctGGGATGCCAAAAAGGCGGATATCAAGGGGGCCGTGGTGATTTTGCTGGCGCCGTCTGGGAAAACTGGCTTGTCGTTTGCGCATGAGTTGAGGAAGGGCAGGCCGGAGGGCGAACAGCCTGAGAAGGTTATCGGTGTTGGGTCGGAGAAGTCAAAGGGGTTGAGCGAGAGCACGGGGCTGTTTGATGAGGTGCTTCTGTATGAGCAGGTTGAGGATATTGAGCGGATTGCGAAGAAGGGGCAGAAGATCGTGTTGGTCAATTTTGCTGCCCGGGGTCAAGCGGCTGATACCTGGGCGTCCGCTCTCGACGAGAAGTTTGGGGAAGATAATGTCACTGTTCTCTTGGTAGGAGCTGACCCCTCGGCTACTCGGCCCCCGGTATTATATGGGAAGGTTATGGATCCGACCAGCAATGTCTACCAGGTCCACGCTGGGTTGATCCGGGAGAAGGGCATCGCAAACCTTGGATCGGCGGAGGCCTACTACAATGCGCAAAATGCTGCCTGGGATCGGTTTGCCGGTGACGGGGCCATCCCGGCCATCAAGATCAAGTGGGAGAAGGGACTGGAGAAGTATAAGGCTGGGTGGCAAGCGCTGGCAGACGGTCATTATGGTCCTGAGACTGGCCTTGTGTTTGAGCTGTAG
- a CDS encoding uncharacterized protein (EggNog:ENOG503P4Z6): MSSPSYKRVCLLRNEDATRCSKLVLNWLKNPDAALLVEEFIVDPPQRFGHFMNGEPDPALDDGDHELVVKYIESLGVSDDMKTKILEGVPRKKDKAKSEVNTQDDEPPAKRIRWNSGWPDIPHYHEALAILVISLCPNIKRLRFNPETLILGTLLHEYLVQNNYGEITEPTLQRLEVVHVEAINHCLIDGCNYDTVRSLGFFRYFHRLPSVSTVKIEAISDYQPDNTSFPPKSSSTISKITIGHSDISGAILSSIIRIPQALTHFSFSNAGLWTTDGAYTDDVKPKTVSKCLLQHKDSLQVLDLDARLSDPSKYDKHRPALLEHQKDEYPEYYYGKYGGSQSDTGRGGGHTPPPDAKYLDLDRSFSGDKEEDLPLYAVDLPDTFDYEGGSIGSMKDFTKLKDLSIRIGNILGYDDTCKYKVTIRTLKHRLVDLLPPNLESLKLYGYEKGKFAQVDAHVDELLAQKEEKLPNLKTIHGLDECILGVAGTYPAELGDSELWQRPCEGLNWVEVETDDDEADP, encoded by the exons ATGTCATCGCCATCCTACAAGCGAGTATGCCTCCTGCGCAACGAGGATGCGACTCGATGCTCCAAACTCGTCCTCAATTGGCTCAAGAATCCAGATGCAGCCCTTTTGGTGGAAGAGTTCATCGTCGACCCTCCCCAGAGATTTGGGCACTTCATGAACGGCGAGCCAGATCCTGCtctggatgatggggacCATGAACTGGTGGTCAAATACATCGAGAGCCTTGGGGTCAGTGACGATATGAAAACCAAAATCCTGGAAGGGGTCCCGAGAAAGAAAGACAAGGCGAAATCTGAGGTCAACACCCAGGATGATGAGCCCCCAGCGAAGCGCATCCGTTGGAACTCGGGATGGCCTGATATTCCTCACTACCATGAGGCGCTGGCCATTCTCGTTATTTCGCTTTGTCCCAACATCAAACGGCTCCGCTTCAACCCGGAGACCCTCATACTGGGCACCTTGCTGCACGAGTACCTCGTCCAAAACAACTACGGGGAAATCACCGAACCCACACTTCAGAGACTCGAAGTTGTCCATGTGGAAGCCATTAATCACTGCCTTATTGATGGGTGCAATTACGACACTGTCAGATCCCTTGGCTTCTTTCGCTACTTTCATCGTCTGCCGTCAGTTTCTACCGTCAAAATCGAGGCTATCTCAGACTATCAGCCCGACAATACgtccttcccccccaagtCTTCTTCTACCATTTCGAAAATTACCATTGGCCACTCTGATATCTCCGGGGCCAttctcagcagcatcatccgCATCCCCCAGGCTCTCACTcacttttccttttccaatGCCGGGCTTTGGACCACCGATGGCGCGTATACAGACGACGTGAAACCCAAGACCGTGAGCAAGTGTCTTCTGCAGCACAAGGACAGCCTGCAGGTTCTGGATTTGGACGCTCGACTCTCTGATCCCTCGAAGTACGATAAGCACCGCCCGGCCTTGTTGGAGCACCAGAAGGATGAATACCCTGAGTACTATTATGGCAAATATGGAGGTAGTCAGAGTGACaccggaagaggaggaggtcacaCTCCTCCGCCGGATGCAAAATATCTCGATTTGGATCGATCGTTCAGTGGGGACAAGGAGGAAGACCTGCCTCTCTATGCGGTGGATTTGCCTGACACGTTTGACTACGAAGGCGGGTCGATTGGTTCCATGAAGGATTTTACTAAGTTGAAAGACTTGAGCATT AGAATTGGAAATATCCTTGGCTACGATGACACATGCAAGTACAAAGTCACGATCCGTACTCTCAAGCATCGACTTGTTGATCTTTTGCCGCCGAATCTGGAGAGTTTGAAGTTGTATGGCTACGAGAAGGGAAAGTTTGCTCAAGTTGATGCACATGTCGATGAGCTGCTGGCGcaaaaggaagagaagcttCCCAATCTCAAGACCATCCATGGTCTTGATGAGTGCATACTTGGTGTAGCCGGGACATACCCGGCTGAGCTGGGCGACTCTGAGCTTTGGCAAAGGCCCTGTGAGGGTTTGAACtgggttgaagttgaaacggatgatgacgaagcaGATCCCTGA